Proteins encoded in a region of the Elaeis guineensis isolate ETL-2024a chromosome 7, EG11, whole genome shotgun sequence genome:
- the LOC105049277 gene encoding LOW QUALITY PROTEIN: DExH-box ATP-dependent RNA helicase DExH10 (The sequence of the model RefSeq protein was modified relative to this genomic sequence to represent the inferred CDS: inserted 1 base in 1 codon) — MEETLIPGKRKVPEQDSEDKAVFTNEAAEPESVPKRRNLSRSCIHEVAVPNGYASSKDESIHGTLSNPEYNGKMAKTYPFELDPFQRVSVACLERNESVLVSAHTSAGKTAVAEYAIAMSFRDKQRVIYTSPLKALSNQKYRELSQEFSDVGLMTGDVTLAPNASCLVMTTEILRGMLYRGSEVIKEVAWVIFDEIHYMKDRERGVVWEESIIFLPPAIKMVFLSATMSNATEFAEWICNLHKQPCHVVYTDYRPTPLQHYVFPMGGLGLYLVVNENEQFKEENFMKMQETFTKQKSQADGNRSGGAKASVRIAKGGTASTGSDIYKIVKMIMERKFQPVIVFSFSRRECEQHAMSMSKLDFNSQEEKDAVEQVFRNAVLCLNEEDRTLPAIELMLPLLQRGIAVHHSGLLPMIKELVELLFQEGLVKALFATETFAMGLNMPAKTVVFTSVKKWDGDSHRYIGSGEYIQMSGRAGRRGKDERGICIIMIDEKMEMNVLKDMVLGKPAPLVSTFRLSYYSILNLMSRAEGQFTAEHVIKNSFHQFQYEKALPDMGLRISKLEKEAAMLDSSGEAELAEYHKLGLDIAQLEKRIMSEITRPERVLLYLVPGRLVKVRDGGTDWGWGVVVNVVKKPPAASSTLPSSLASSRGSSYIVDTLLHCSPGLSENGSRPKPCPPRPGEKGEMHVVPVPLPLISGLSSIRIAIPSDLRPPEARQTVLLAVQELGKRYPQGLPKLHPVKDMGIKDPELVDLVXQVEEVEQKLYSHPLHKSGQSEQQFQWYQRKAEVNHEIQQLKSKMRESQLQKFRDELKNRSRVLKMLGHIDADGVLQLKGRAACLIDTGDELLVTELMFNGTFNDLDHHQVAALASCFIPCDKSNEQIHLRNELAKPLQQLQDSARRIAEIQRECKLDINVDEYVESTVRPYLMDVIYCWSKGASFAEVIEMTDIFEGSIIRLARRLDEFLNQLRAAAHAVGEVDLEKKFEAGSESLRRGIMFANSLYL, encoded by the exons GGAAAGGAATGAATCTGTCTTAGTATCAGCACACACTTCAGCGGGGAAGACTGCAGTTGCTGAGTATGCTATTGCAATGTCATTTAGAGACAAGCAGAGAGTCATTTACACCTCACCTTTGAAGGCTCTGAGCAATCAGAAGTACAGAGAGCTCAGTCAGGAGTTCTCTGATGTTGGCCTGATGACTGGTGATGTCACACTTGCACCAAATGCCAGCTGCTTAGTCATGACGACAGAAATCCTCAGAGGAATGCTTTACAGGGGTTCTGAGGTGATAAAAGAAGTGGCTTGGGTTATCTTTGATGAAATTCACTATATGAAGGATCGGGAGAGGGGAGTTGTATGGGAAGAGAGTATAATATTCTTGCCCCCTGCAATTAAGATGGTTTTTCTCTCTGCTACCATGTCAAATGCCACAGAGTTTGCTGAGTGGATATGTAATCTACACAAGCAGCCCTGTCATGTGGTGTATACAGACTACAGACCCACACCATTGCAACATTATGTGTTTCCCATGGGTGGGTTGGGTTTGTACCTTGTTGTGAATGAGAACGAACAGTTTAAAGAGGAGAATTTTATGAAGATGCAGGAAACATTCACAAAGCAAAAGAGTCAGGCAGATGGGAATAGGAGTGGTGGTGCCAAAGCTAGTGTTAGGATTGCAAAGGGTGGGACTGCTTCCACAGGTTCTGACATCTACAAAATTGTAAAG ATGATTATGGAACGAAAATTTCAACCAGTGATTGTTTTCAGCTTTAGTAGAAGAGAGTGTGAGCAACATGCCATGTCCATGTCAAAGCTTGACTTCAATTCCCAGGAAGAAAAAGATGCTGTTGAACAGGTTTTCCGAAATGCTGTGCTGTGCTTGAATGAAGAAGATAGAACATTGCCTGCTATAGAGTTGATGTTGCCTCTTCTTCAAAGAGGCATTGCAGTGCACCATTCTGGACTACTTCCGATGATCAAGGAATTGGTGGAGCTTCTGTTCCAGGAAGGCCTCGTAAAAGCACTTTTTGCTACTGAAACA TTTGCGATGGGTTTGAACATGCCAGCAAAAACAGTTGTTTTCACATCTGTTAAGAAATGGGATGGTGATAGCCATCGGTATATTGGCTCTGGAGAATATATCCAG ATGAGTGGAAGAGCTGGACGTCGTGGCAAAGATGAACGTGGCATCTGTATTATAATGATTGATGAGAAG ATGGAAATGAATGTTCTTAAGGACATGGTTTTAGGTAAACCTGCTCCATTGGTCAGTACTTTCAGACTAAGCTATTATTCAATTTTGAATCTGATGAGCCGTGCTGAGGGCCAGTTTACTGCTGAACATGTGATCAAAAATTCATTCCACCAATTTCAGTATGAGAAG GCACTACCAGATATGGGGCTAAGGATCTCAAAGTTGGAGAAAGAGGCTGCTATGCTCGATTCTTCTGGAGAG GCGGAACTTGCTGAATATCACAAGCTGGGACTTGATATAGCTCAATTAGAAAAGAGGATTATGTCTGAGATCACCAGACCTGAACGAGTTCTGCTATATTTGGTCCCTGGTAGGCTG GTTAAAGTGCGAGATGGTGGAACAGATTGGGGTTGGGGAGTGGTGGTAAATGTGGTaaaaaagcctccagcagcatcAAGTACATTGCCTTCTTCATTGGCCTCTTCTCGCGGTAGCAGTTACATTGTGGATACTCTGCTGCACTGCTCGCCTGGTTTAAGTGAAAATGGTTCACGTCCCAAGCCGTGCCCACCTCGTCCCGGAGAAAAGGGCGAAATGCATGTG GTTCCTGTACCATTGCCCCTAATTTCTGGTCTCAGCAGTATAAGAATTGCAATACCTTCTGATCTCCGACCACCAGAAGCAAGACAAACTGTACTCCTTGCAGTGCAAGAGTTGGGAAAGCGTTATCCCCAAGGACTTCCAAAACTTCATCCGGTTAAA GATATGGGTATTAAAGACCCAGAGCTTGTTGACTTGG GTCAAGTTGAAGAAGTCGAGCAAAAATTATATTCTCATCCATTGCATAAG TCTGGTCAAAGTGAGCAGCAGTTCCAATGGTATCAGAGAAAAGCAGAAGTGAATCATGAAATCCAACAGTTGAAGTCGAAGATGCGGGAGTCACAG TTGCAAAAATTTCGTGATGAACTGAAAAATCGTTCGCGTGTTCTGAAGATGCTCGGTCATATTGATGCTGATGGGGTATTGCAATTAAAAGGACGTGCAGCCTGTTTAATAGATACAGGGGACGAACTTCTTGTCACTGAGCTGATGTTTAATG GTACATTTAATGATCTTGATCATCATCAAGTTGCTGCTCTTGCGAGCTGCTTTATCCCTTGTGACAAATCAAATGAACAAATACATCTGAGAAATGAGCTTGCGAAGCCTTTACAGCAGCTTCAGGACAGTGCAAGAAGGATTGCCGAG ATACAACGTGAATGCAAATTGGACATAAATGTGGATGAATATGTGGAATCAACTGTTAGACCATACCTGATGGATGTGATTTATTGTTGGTCAaag GGGGCATCATTTGCTGAGGTAAtcgaaatgactgatatttttgaaGGTAGCATCATACGCCTTGCAAGGAGGCTGGATGAATTTTTGAATCAG TTGCGTGCTGCTGCTCATGCtgttggagaggttgatctggagaaGAAGTTTGAAGCCGGTAGTGAGAGCCTTCGACGAGGTATAATGTTCGCCAATTCCCTGTACTTGTGA
- the LOC105049275 gene encoding uncharacterized protein has protein sequence MGQGEELKTRPDPKVEIQERGEIFFFYRPKVEREEAQSPDDVQRLYIVLRPESGERAVEEKQASDSGKEGEKRSKSDEEGGRGKKKVEHVGEGTEGGHGSEEVNIEKQPLLRFMVMGRKRLPDPSKRSRPYWGFVEMVTTKVEDIKTALKGEEYDTATRGHRRKSPARALAEGIYRILRHQSGRKTHTHLVYKLEFPPADADDGPQESLNIEREGSFVIQIKNPEQKSSTAYFRGLQSKRKAVFPAHLQGQLGQRRFGPADPPDFLNYEGCEFLLISASDDIGEELGLELRTEEEGDQKCSDLIEMFGETASSRPLLRGTWV, from the exons ATGGGACAAGGGGAGGAGTTGAAGACGAGACCCGACCCCAAAGTGGAGATCCAG GAAAGGGgagagatcttcttcttttacaGGCCCAAGGTTGAGAGGGAAGAAGCTCAGAGTCCCGATGATGTGCAAAGGTTGTACATCGTCCTCCGCCCCGAGTCTGGCGAGCGAGCAGTGGAAGAGAAGCAAGCTTCGGATTCTGGCAAGGAAGGCGAGAAGAGATCTAAGTCAGATGAGGAAGGCGGCCGTGGCAAGAAGAAGGTCGAGCATGTCGGAGAAGGAACCGAAGGTGGCCACGGCAGTGAG GAGGTGAACATCGAGAAGCAGCCATTGCTCCGATTTATGGTCATGGGAAGGAAGAGGCTACCAGATCCGAGCAAGAGAAGCCGTCCTTACTGGGGATTCGTGGAGATGGTGACTACGAAGGTGGAAGACATAAAAACCGCTCTAAAAGGAG AGGAGTACGACACTGCCACCCGTGGGCACCGCCGCAAATCTCCGGCAAGAGCCCTTGCAGAGGGCATCTACCGCATCCTGAGGCACCAATCAGGGAGGAAGACGCATACCCACCTCGTGTACAAGCTGGAATTCCCCCCGGCGGATGCCGACGATGGGCCTCAGGAGTCGCTCAACATCGAACGTGAGGGCTCCTTCGTCATCCAAATAAAGAATCCCGAGCAGAAGAGCAGCACGGCCTACTTCAGAGGCCTCCAGAGCAAGCGCAAGGCCGTGTTCCCCGCCCACCTCCAGGGCCAGCTTGGGCAACGACGCTTCGGTCCGGCAGACCCCCCGGATTTCCTGAATTATGAAGGGTGCGAGTTCTTGCTCATATCGGCGTCGGATGATATAGGTGAGGAGCTTGGTCTCGAGCTCAGGACGGAGGAAGAGGGGGATCAGAAGTGTTCGGATTTGATAGAGATGTTTGGAGAGACGGCATCCTCCAGGCCACTGCTCCGTGGCACTTGGGTTTGA
- the LOC105049276 gene encoding cytochrome P450 CYP73A100, giving the protein MAFSTKRVAISTLVSLGFILAGKPLLPIQALVPLSIFLFLASLTSISNSRPSDTPPGPVSIPIFGNWLQVGNDLNHRFLASMAKKYGSVFLLRLGARNLVVVSDPKLASEVLHTQGVEFGSRPRNVVFDIFTGNGQDMVFTVYGEHWRKMRRIMTLPFFTNKVVQQYRETWEEEMDAVVEDLRGNKRAQEEGMVIRRRLQLMLYNIMYRMMFDARFESDSDPLFLQATKFNSERSRLAQSFEYNYGDFIPILRPFLRGYLNKCKDLQSRRLAFFNNNYVEKRRKVMAASGDRNKLRCAIDHILEAEKNGEISSENVIYIVENINVAAIETTLWSMEWAIAELVNHPTVQAKVRGEIADVLGEEPVTESNLHKLPYLQAVVKETLRLHSPIPLLVPHMNLEEAKLGGFTIPRGSKVVVNAWWLANNPEWWDKPEEFRPERFLTEEMDVDAVVGGKVDFRFLPFGVGRRSCPGIILALPILGLIVGKVVRNFELVPPPGVDKIDVSEKGGQFSLHIATHSVIAFRPIAA; this is encoded by the exons ATGGCCTTCTCCACGAAAAGAGTGGCCATCTCCACCCTCGTCTCCTTGGGGTTCATCTTAGCCGGCAAGCCCCTACTCCCCATCCAGGCCCTCGTAcccctctctatcttcctcttcCTCGCGTCTCTTACGTCGATCTCCAACTCCAGGCCTTCCGACACTCCTCCGGGGCCCGTTTCGATCCCCATATTCGGCAACTGGCTCCAAGTCGGCAATGACCTCAACCATCGGTTCCTGGCGAGCATGGCGAAGAAGTACGGGAGCGTGTTCCTCCTGAGGCTGGGTGCTCGGAACTTGGTGGTGGTGTCGGACCCGAAGCTGGCGTCGGAGGTCCTCCACACCCAGGGGGTGGAATTCGGGTCCCGTCCCCGGAACGTGGTGTTCGACATCTTCACGGGCAACGGGCAGGACATGGTGTTCACGGTGTACGGCGAGCATTGGCGCAAGATGCGGCGGATCATGACGCTCCCCTTCTTCACCAACAAGGTGGTGCAGCAGTACAGGGAGACGTGGGAGGAGGAGATGGACGCCGTCGTCGAAGACCTACGTGGCAACAAGAGGGCGCAGGAGGAGGGCATGGTCATCCGGAGGCGGCTGCAGCTCATGCTCTACAACATCATGTACCGGATGATGTTCGACGCCCGCTTCGAGTCGGACTCGGACCCGCTTTTCCTGCAGGCCACCAAGTTCAACTCGGAGCGCAGCCGGCTGGCTCAGAGCTTCGAGTACAACTACGGGGACTTCATTCCCATTCTGAGGCCATTCTTGAGGGGTTATCTGAACAAGTGCAAGGATCTGCAGAGCAGGAGGCTGGCTTTCTTTAACAACAATTATGTGGAGAAAAGAAG AAAAGTGATGGCCGCCAGTGGAGATAGAAATAAGCTCAGATGCGCTATAGATCACATACTGGAGGCGGaaaagaatggagaaatcagTTCGGAGAATGTGATATATATTGTGGAGAACATCAATGTTGCAG CCATCGAGACGACGTTGTGGTCGATGGAGTGGGCAATAGCGGAGCTGGTGAACCATCCCACCGTCCAAGCGAAGGTCCGAGGAGAGATTGCAGATGTTCTTGGTGAGGAACCGGTGACCGAATCGAACCTGCACAAGCTGCCATACTTGCAAGCAGTTGTGAAGGAAACGCTGAGGCTGCACTCACCCATTCCACTGCTGGTCCCCCACATGAACTTGGAGGAGGCCAAGCTCGGCGGCTTCACAATTCCAAGGGGCTCGAAGGTGGTGGTCAACGCGTGGTGGCTCGCCAACAATCCCGAGTGGTGGGACAAGCCTGAAGAATTCCGGCCAGAGCGATTCCTCACGGAGGAAATGGATGTCGACGCCGTGGTGGGTGGCAAGGTGGACTTCAGGTTCTTGCCCTTCGGGGTTGGCCGAAGGAGTTGCCCCGGGATCATACTGGCGTTGCCCATCCTAGGACTCATCGTGGGAAAAGTGGTCAGGAATTTTGAACTCGTGCCACCACCTGGGGTAGACAAGATTGATGTTAGTGAGAAAGGAGGCCAATTCAGTCTGCACATCGCAACGCACTCGGTCATAGCTTTCCGTCCGATTGCGGCGTGA